The DNA sequence GAATATGCCAAGGTAACCATGCCTATCACCGAAAACCACAAAAACGGCATGGGCATGGCCCACGGCGGGGCCATCTTTGCCCTGGCCGATGTGGCCTTTGGCTCTGCCGCTAATGCGGGCAAGGATTACGGCGTGGTAAGCCTGAATACCACCATTGAATACCTGCGCCCCGGCAAGGTTTCCCCCCTCACGGCGGAGGCCTTTGTGGTGCGCAACGGCAAGCATATCCTGAATTATGACGTAAAAATTTACGACGGTTCAGGCGACCTTATTGCCAAGTGCGTTGCCGCCGGTTTTCAGACAGACGTGCTGCTGCCGGATTAATTCATTTCTTAATCACGCAGAGTCCCCGCCCCACTATCCTGACCGGGCAAGAGCAAAGCGCACAACGACATTAACACAAAGCCCCTGCCGGAGGAAAACCCTGCGGCAGGGGCTTTGTGTTAGTTTGCAACAAAAGAATTGCCCCTTGCCGAACCCTTGGCAAGGGGCTTCCACCGTAAACGCTTGGGGCGCATGGAGGTGATGCAGGGCGCAAACGTCAGATACAGAACCTTGCGCACAATATGAAAAATTCAATGCGTTATGCTTTGGCCTTGGGAGTTGGGTGTTCTCCCAAAGATTCCGCCAGAGGCAGGCTGAGGCAAAATTCCGCCCCGCCATCAGCCGCGTTGGCTGCTGTCAGCTCTCCGCCCCGGGCGTGCGCCAGGGAACGGGCCACCGCAAGCCCCAGGCCCACGTAGCGGCCAAGCGTCTTGCCGCCGGATGCATGCGCGGCAACAGGGCTTTGCAGGGCGCGCGTGCTGAAAAAAGGTTCAAATATGTGCGGCATGATGTCGGGCGCGATACCTGGGCCGTTGTCGCGCACCACAAGGTCATACCAGTCCTGCCCCTGCGCATCGCGTCTGGTGCTGGCGGTCAGGGTGATCAGACCGCCGGGGCGCTCTGCCGCTCCTGATGCGGAATCAGTATCACTGAGCGCATCCAGCGCGTTTTCCAGCAGGTGCAGGCATATCTGCTGCAATTCAGGGGCAGACCCCAAGGGGCGGGGCGCGCCTTCTCCCTGCGGCACTCGTACATCGCAGCGCACATGGGCGCTTTCCATGCGTTCGTGCAGCAGGCGCAGCACCTGGGCCACATCCGCAGCCGCATCAAGCGCGCCCACACGGGGGTCGAGCCCGTGCCCGACCATGAGCAGCTTGCGCGTAATCTCGCGCACCCTCAGGCTCTGCGTCCTGATGGTGTCCACAGCCTCGCGCACTTCGCCGATATCCGGCAAAGCTTCGGCTTCCGGCTCTTCCAGACAGTCGCGGATCAGGCCAGCGGCCTGCACCATGATATTCAGCGGATTGTTGACCTCATGGGCCACGCCTTCCGCTACCCGGCCAAGGCTGCGCCAGCGGGCTGCCTCGGCCAGACGGGCTGCTTCCTGCCGTGCGCCTGCGCGCTCCGCCGCCTTGCGACATTCCGCAAGGATGCCGTCCATGCCCACGGGCTTTGAAAGCCAGTTCAGCGCGCCGCGCCGCATGGCCTGCACGGCCTTGCCCATGTCTCCAGCGCCGGAAAGCATCACGACATCTGTCTGCGGGTAGTGCTCGCGCAGAATTTTCAGCAGATCCACGCCGTCCATACCCGGCAGCCCCACATCAAGAAATATGAGGTCTCGAGGGCCGCGCGCCAGTTCGGCCAAGGCTGCATCGGCATCCTGCGCGGTTGCGGTTTCGTAGCCGCGCAATGCCAGACGTTCGGCCAAAGGCTCAGAAAAGGCAGGTTCGTCATCCACAACAAGCACACGCATGGCGAA is a window from the Desulfovibrio desulfuricans genome containing:
- a CDS encoding PaaI family thioesterase; this translates as MKNYVEKHDKLVRYLDMTIESATPEYAKVTMPITENHKNGMGMAHGGAIFALADVAFGSAANAGKDYGVVSLNTTIEYLRPGKVSPLTAEAFVVRNGKHILNYDVKIYDGSGDLIAKCVAAGFQTDVLLPD
- a CDS encoding hybrid sensor histidine kinase/response regulator; translation: MRVLVVDDEPAFSEPLAERLALRGYETATAQDADAALAELARGPRDLIFLDVGLPGMDGVDLLKILREHYPQTDVVMLSGAGDMGKAVQAMRRGALNWLSKPVGMDGILAECRKAAERAGARQEAARLAEAARWRSLGRVAEGVAHEVNNPLNIMVQAAGLIRDCLEEPEAEALPDIGEVREAVDTIRTQSLRVREITRKLLMVGHGLDPRVGALDAAADVAQVLRLLHERMESAHVRCDVRVPQGEGAPRPLGSAPELQQICLHLLENALDALSDTDSASGAAERPGGLITLTASTRRDAQGQDWYDLVVRDNGPGIAPDIMPHIFEPFFSTRALQSPVAAHASGGKTLGRYVGLGLAVARSLAHARGGELTAANAADGGAEFCLSLPLAESLGEHPTPKAKA